One stretch of Excalfactoria chinensis isolate bCotChi1 chromosome 2, bCotChi1.hap2, whole genome shotgun sequence DNA includes these proteins:
- the LOC140247884 gene encoding LOW QUALITY PROTEIN: PHD finger protein 7-like (The sequence of the model RefSeq protein was modified relative to this genomic sequence to represent the inferred CDS: inserted 1 base in 1 codon; deleted 2 bases in 1 codon): MCSRMQEAPSLREPACMLCGQTDADPDICGSKQLDFGICAHVFCMAFSNGLFQQARIVDRTAEVTPEDVQCVIQEAEHKHCFICGELGAPITCAEMGCEQSFHLPCTRQGECVTQYFGEYSSFCRKHSPKQAAETAPEQNTNCIICMEPVEDKKSYFTLVCPACKHAWFHRACIQVGALPLTXGQAAVGNQQHLSLLPLPLTVFLLLQGQAIRAGINCFQCPLCRDTDAFLSDMLVMGIRIPLSGPMWEDDDAYASLGLRHERCDASECLCPLGREQAEGEGPWELLLCSSCAAEGTHRRCSYLSNNADAWECEACAGVGTASSVNSEVNGPNTASQHGLLPSHSSTTPESSSPSTASQAETGPVYSSQVPESSSQSSLPGTAQMDEDICNHPQGCCGSSPADRCPPTSSSQRASRTSRASLQVGSRRSRLGERTRTRSRSPINSQALDSHSHPRRLSRRSQVPAAGAESGSQRYTRRGALRSSGDSPAADCRGQTRQRAQIRSRSPVERRPAESRGQLQRHHRSQSRRQGPAQVQSRTWGRQAENTHSRPQRCRSRRT, encoded by the exons ATGTGCTCAAGGATGCAGGAGGCTCCCAGCTTGAGGGAACCTG CATGCATGCTGTGCGGCCAGACAGATGCCGACCCGGACATCTGTGGGTCCAAGCAGCTGGACTTTGGGATATGTGCTCATGTGTTCTGTATG GCATTTTCCAACGGCCTTTTCCAGCAGGCAAGAATAGTCGACAGAACGGCAGAGGTGACCCCAGAGGACGTCCAATGTGTAATCCAGGAAGCAGAGCACAAG cactgcttcatTTGTGGCGAACTGGGGGCACCCATCACCTGTGCAGAGATGGGCTGTGAACAGAGTTTCCATCTGCCCTGTACCCGGCAGGGTGAATGTGTCACCCAGTACTTTGGAGAGTACAG TTCATTCTGCCGGAAGCACAGCCCTAAGCAGGCTGCGGAGACGGCTCCAGAGCAGAATACCAACTGCATTATCTGCATGGAGCCAGTGGAGGACAAGAAGTCCTACTTCACCCTGGTATGCCCAGCCTGCAAGCACGCCTGGTTCCACCGGGCCTGcatccaggtaggagccctccccttAA TTGGGCAAGcagcagtgggcaatcagcagCACCTGAGCCTGCTCCCGCTCCCACTGACTGTGTTTCTTCTA CTACAGGGACAGGCCATCCGTGCAGGCATCAACTGCTTTCAGTGCCCCCTCTGCAGAGATACGGATGCCTTTCTATCCGACATGCTTGTCATGGGCATCCGAATCCCGCTCAG TGGGCCAATGTGGGAGGACGACGATGCATACGCATCGCTGGGATTGAGACACGAGCGCTGCGATGCCAGTGAGTGCCTTTGCCCACTaggcagggagcaggcagaaGGAGAGGG gccctgggagctgctcctgtgcagctcctgtgctgcagaaggcacTCACCGGCGCTGCTCCTACCTGAGCAACAACGCAGACGCTTGGGAGTGCGAGGCCTGTGCTGGCGTGGGCACCG CCTCCAGTGTCAACTCAGAGGTCAACGGCCCCAACACTGCCAGCCAACATGGActactgccatcccacagctccacaactcctgagagcagcagccccagcactgccagccaggCAGAAACAGGACCTGTTTACAGTTCCCAggtgcctgagagcagcagccagtCCAGCCTGCCTGGGACAGCCCAAATGGATGAAGACATCTGTAATCATCCCCAAggctgctgtgggagcagccctgctgacagATGCCCCCCAACATCATCCAGTCAGAGGGCATCACGGACCTCAAGGGCTTCCCTGCAAGTTGGCAGCCGCAGGTCCAGACTGGGAGAGCGGACTCGGACACGAAGCCGCTCCCCAATAAATTCTCAGGCCCTGGATTCCCACAGCCATCCCCGGAGGCTCTCCAGGAGGAGCCAGGTACcagctgcaggggctgagaGTGGCTCCCAACGCTACACCAGACGGGGAGCACTAAGGTCATCAGGGGATTCCCCAGCGGCTGATTGCAGAGGCCAGACCAGGCAGCGGGCCCAGATACGAAGCCGCTCCCCTGTGGAACGTCGGCCTGCAGAATCCCGGGGCCAGCTCCAGAGACACCACAGGAGCCAGTCCAGGCGACAAGGGCCAGCTCAGGTGCAAAGCCGCACCTGGGGACGTCAGGCTGAGAATACCCACAGCCGGCCCCAGAGATGCAGAAGTAGGCGAACGTGA